A part of Fusarium oxysporum Fo47 chromosome III, complete sequence genomic DNA contains:
- a CDS encoding armadillo-type protein, protein MSSTQEPEAPAPARNPEAQAPSDTATTNPELDLPKLQSLPAEQQDLFLLTYVSSLTKHVLDLAADDCTAQQFYLKKEIFQIINLSSPQPSRVIRNNLGKCLAHIFGIGDRKLLFETINDLIAIISSGKSKSDAEIRTKHAAIVCLGDVFASAGDSAIGLHPLACSTLLKLLKSSSNNAGIRAACLTALGKIVGMVEGSMDEVIARDIWKQGRNHASSDKGHLVVASACRTLKTLFRHTPYFLYSSDLDKLETAISKAFDSPSVQVRQAAAECFAEALFQGHSEGGPPEVASPKGKKTKKALKRQSTIPNIADDELDIPSRSASPAPSGKRSQVLALSLTDILKNLASQYVKSTASNRIRAAIGVCYGKLFRRLGEKLVETNYLKIVESLAIDVLGHSTIANNRYRLLISRNIVDVVIQDVIGRKILGESGQISAAKSLINNVFKNYPQALAERPEPSKHTLIATLSAVSSLIQSLGSAANTFAESCRDGLLQVLQHSSYTVQVFASHCMKTLVLACPQQLLPCLSVCMNSLNRELSLLGSGRNSPRRCIGFAHGLAATLSASPARPLYGSVEINSRVLTIATNMLKSSSQAQLRVASTQIQVAWVLIGGLMSLGPNFVKIHLSQLLLLWKNALPKPLAKDNTSARSFLEVSFLTHVRECAMGSILAFLEFNSRLLTVDVSKRIAAMLQNTTAFLRTLPSKKTSDDVSQRLAPALQLQDLEMMVQRRVLQCYVKLVNLSPAGGSEALLQSNLLTLAISLFADPENYAPNSLSASIANAAATFESVWDVSDNSGFGITGLVAGPRVRKLPGQQENSDDGNTDELDSPEDMINNLLRSPICGSLEHDASVLYIGSTDSASSPDPPATEVINAAIQLFAFAFPLTPGKVQESILEQIRTFASAGTLIRDPGRKAAINVNLAVAILTTMRVAVKETKSPSGDISNQAVEALLQDIVRDFVLDPDEHVRSLGYAATARLCNVYGNGFTNSEIKYLVDTIVGNREPSARAGCAMALGSIQTQVGGMAAGYHLKTILGILMSLCNDPHPVVHFWALEALSLASDASGLSFAGYVPSTLGMLVQLYVSETHHAEISSAITMNLELELSTTSAIARCVDSLINVLGPDLQDATKSRELIFTLVNRFREEDDLLVQRAALGCLEHLSLYAPGHMQFADYVKLLQKYLMSESTTLRDVSVDGIHNMMKRNPQDVLREAETGFEEQLWLVLDTVPSHDGIRNIIRNWMHHTCLTETNAWLQRFQAVLKMTRARPKTEDTQSGSKGSGLPDLQDEEVAGFAAAAGAAKDEKETKATSEVEPLRWQVTTFALSCIDEMFLIIAKDVTANGESKAQSDLQGKVADVVRMAFSASTSSVLELRIWGLKIIGDILKMFGKTPDPDFEEAMLLEQYQAQISSALTPAFAADSSPELASEAVNVCASFISIGIVTDVDRMGRILKTLVSALENFSKDSENAAIGDLKSLSSNAQVMVKISVFSAWAELQVASSEQKYLLDVLRPHIGTLTPLWLESLREFARLRFEPDISMTLGPPSLSGSLDTIYAALNRETLLRFYQDAWLKLVDAIASLIEQDSEFVFDALDGKESDGPSASGKSKNSDINYRDEPVAFFFVLFGLAFEALATRSGQSDSLATHEQTLAILQALKKILHPSVSGHAIYRPDVFSETMDLLDRLVLTESLDVQGVIVEIASVLCIAHPSARRHATEEGDLSDDIDQLFELTRIIVLVLTGLLPNLSEGNQPARHQMNEEAILLVRSSLNALVDAAEVFPAIIKTDLHACIIHIFATILSTPGCQELIVPQSLSTLKRFVGSMSKSRRNHSNGEPSSTDIQLQGCLRRFLSIYLNAQKREAPQSLTCVKNCLLATTILFTGGQNHLPASEALVARYLEELMDCLTDRMTAKIAANCIKSLLLQPSQTSADLSIARYLFPRLVAFVTDTDPEDPENARSLIAQTLCQYVGTGVRGRHLAAMAVVIPTLMARATAEGEEVYQETSARLLELAAIDQETFRAVVGGMSDGQKGFLEEVIRFGRQNTGHVSKAATGESGQPSIALKMDFGG, encoded by the exons ATGTCGTCAACACAGGAGCCTgaagctccagctccagcacgGAATCCCGAAGCGCAAGCTCCGTCCGACACCGCGACTACGAATCCAGAGCTCGATCTCCCCAAGCTTCAGTCCCTCCCCGCCGAACAGCAAGATCTTTTCCTGCTCACATATGTCTCGAGCTTGACGAAGCATGTCCTTGACTTAGCAGCGGATGATTGCACAGCACAGCAATTCTATCTCAAGAAGGAAATATTCCAGATAATTAACCTCTCTTCACCACAGCCTTCTCGAGTCATCCGGAATAATTTGGGGAAATGCTTAGCACACATCTTCGGAATTGGAGACAGGAAACTTCTCTTCGAAACGATCAACGACTTGATCGCAATTATATCGAGTGGAAAGTCAAAATCCGATGCTGAGATACGGACCAAGCATGCGGCTATTGTCTGCCTAGGCGATGTGTTCGCTTCTGCTGGCGACAGCGCCATTGGACTACACCCCCTTGCTTGCTCAACCCTactcaagcttctcaagtcCTCCTCGAACAATGCTGGAATCCGTGCAGCTTGCCTTACCGCGCTTGGGAAGATCGTTGGTATGGTTGAAGGTAGCATGGATGAAGTGATTGCGCGTGACATCTGGAAGCAAGGACGAAATCATGCTTCATCCGACAAAGGCcatcttgttgttgcttcCGCCTGCCGGACTCTCAAAACATTGTTCAGGCACACACCTTATTTCTTGTACTCGAGTGACTTGGACAAACTCGAGACTGCAATATCCAAAGCATTTGACTCTCCTTCAGTCCAGGTCCGACAGGCTGCAGCAGAGTGCTTTGCCGAAGCCTTGTTCCAGGGTCATTCAGAGGGCGGTCCGCCAGAGGTTGCGTCACCAAAGGGCAAAAAGACCAAAAAAGCACTGAAACGTCAGTCCACGATACCTAATATTGCCGACGATGAGCTGGACATTCCCTCTAGATCAGCGAGCCCAGCTCCTTCAGGCAAGCGCAGTCAAGTGCTAGCTCTGTCTCTGACGgatatcctcaagaacctgGCATCCCAATATGTAAAATCGACAGCCTCAAACAGAATTCGAGCAGCCATTGGTGTGTGCTATGGTAAGCTTTTCAGGCGACTGGGAGAAAAGCTTGTTGAGACAAACTATCTCAAAATAGTCGAGAGTCTCGCGATAGATGTGCTGGGTCACTCTACAATCGCCAACAATCGATATCGACTTCTGATTTCCAGAAATATAGTCGACGTCGTTATACAAGATGTCATTGGGCGCAAGATTTTGGGAGAGTCTGGCCAAATATCCGCTGCAAAAtccctcatcaacaatgtcTTCAAGAACTACCCTCAAGCTCTAGCAGAAAGACCAGAGCCTTCTAAGCATACTCTGATCGCGACGCTGAGCGCTGTGTCTTCGCTTATCCAATCACTAGGATCTGCGGCAAATACCTTCGCAGAATCATGTCGAGACGGTCTCTTGCAAGTCTTGCAACATTCCAGTTATACTGTTCAGGTATTTGCATCTCACTGCATGAAGACGCTTGTCCTTGCCTGCCCCcaacagcttcttccttgcctttctgtTTGTATGAACAGCCTGAACCGAGAACTATCCCTTCTCGGATCGGGACGTAATTCGCCCAGAAGATGCATTGGATTTGCTCATGGACTCGCCGCAACTCTGAGTGCAAGCCCTGCTCGTCCACTCTATGGGTCAGTTGAGATCAACAGTCGCGTGTTGACTATTGCGACAAATATGTTGAAATCGAGCAGTCAAGCGCAGCTCAGGGTTGCAAGCACACAGATTCAAGTCGCTTGGGTTCTTATTGGAGGCTTGATGTCCTTGGGGCCAAACTTTGTCAAGATACATCTATCACAGCTCCTTTTACTTTGGAAGAATGCGCTTCCAAAACCCCTCGCCAAAGATAATACATCAGCCCGAAGTTTCCTAGAGGTGTCGTTCTTGACACATGTTAGAGAATGCGCGATGGGCTCGATTTTGGCCTTCCTCGAATTCAACAGTCGTCTCTTGACCGTGGATGTGTCAAAGAGAATAGCCGCCATGCTCCAGAACACGACGGCTTTCTTGAGAACTCTGCCGTCTAAGAAGACCTCTGACGACGTCAGCCAGAGACTAGCCCCTGCCCTACAGctccaagatcttgagatgatggTTCAGCGCAGAGTCTTGCAATGTTACGTCAAGCTCGTCAACCTCAGTCCTGCTGGTGGAAGCGAGGCACTCCTGCAGTCTAATTTGCTGACACTCGCGATTTCACTCTTCGCCGACCCGGAGAACTATGCACCAAACTCTTTGAGTGCCTCGATTGCGAATGCAGCCGCTACATTCGAGTCTGTCTGGGATGTGAGCGACAATTCAGGTTTCGGCATTACTGGCCTTGTTGCTGGCCCACGTGTCAGAAAGCTCCCTGGGCAGCAGGAAAATTCCGATGATGGGAACACAGATGAACTCGATAGTCCAGAAGACATGATAAATAATCTCCTGCGCTCGCCAATCTGTGGCAGTTTAGAGCATGATGCCTCTGTCTTGTATATTGGCAGTACAGACTCAGCTTCAAGTCCTGATCCTCCTGCCACGGAGGTCATCAACGCGGCTATTCAGCTGTTTGCATTCGCCTTCCCACTCACTCCTGGCAAGGTTCAGGAGAGTATACTCGAACAGATTCGAACATTTGCATCTGCTGGCACTCTGATCAGAGATCCTGGGCGCAAGGCtgccatcaacgtcaacctTGCTGTAGCCATTCTCACAACCATGAGGGTAGCTGTGAAAGAGACGAAATCGCCTTCAGGTGACATTTCGAACCAGGCAGTGGAAGCATTGCTACAAGATATCGTTCGCGACTTTGTCCTTGACCCAGACGAACATGTCAGAAGCTTGGGGTACGCTGCTACTGCTCGCTTATGCAATGTGTACGGAAATGGCTTTACGAATAGTGAGATCAAGTACCTAGTCGATACCATTGTGGGCAACCGTGAACCTAGTGCGAGAGCGGGCTGTGCCATGGCACTTGGGTCCATCCAAACTCAGGTGGGTGGCATGGCGGCCGGTTACCACCTGAAGACAATCCTCGGCATCTTAATGTCTCTTTGCAATGACCCTCACCCGGTGGTCCATTTCTGGGCACTCGAAGCGCTGTCACTCGCATCCGATGCCTCGGGGCTAAGTTTTGCTGGCTACGTCCCCAGCACTTTAGGCATGCTTGTTCAGCTTTATGTTTCAGAAACCCATCATGCCGAGATTTCCTCTGCAATTACAATGAATCTGGAGCTCGAACTTTCCACGACATCCGCTATCGCTCGTTGCGTTGATTCTCTCATTAACGTCCTGGGTCCTGACCTGCAGGATGCCACGAAGTCAAGAGAGCTGATATTCACTCTTGTTAACCGTTTCCGTGAGGAAGATGATTTGTTGGTACAGCGGGCTGCGCTGGGCTGCCTTGAGCATTTGTCGCTTTACGCCCCGGGGCATATGCAGTTCGCTGACTACGTCAAGTTGCTTCAAAAGTACCTGATGTCTGAATCCACAACTTTACGAGATGTATCAGTGGATGGGATACACAATATGATGAAACGGAATCCACAGGACGTCCTCAGAGAAGCAGAGACTGGGTTTGAGGAACAGCTTTGGCTAGTCCTTGACACCGTTCCGTCTCATGACGGAATTCGCAACATCATCCGCAACTGGATGCATCATACATGTCTTACGGAGACCAATGCTTGGCTTCAGAGATTCCAGGCTGTACTCAAGATGACAAGAGCACGGCCCAAGACAGAAGATACTCAATCTGGATCTAAAGGCAGTGGTCTACCCGACTTGCAAGACGAGGAGGTTGCTGGATTCGCTGCAGCAGCTGGTGCTGCTAAAGATGAGAAGGAAACCAAGGCTACTTCTGAAGTTGAGCCTTTAAGATGGCAAGTAACGACCTTTGCACTGAGCTGCATCGATGAGATGTTCTTGATAATTGCAAAGGACGTGACTGCCAATGGAGAGTCCAAAGCCCAGAGCGATCTTCAGGGCAAGGTTGCAGATGTTGTTCGCATGGCGTTCTCGGCGTCAACCTCTAGTGTCTTGGAGCTCCGTATCTGGGGCCTGAAGATCATAGGAGACATACTCAAGATGTTTGGCAAAACACCCGATCCAGACTTTGAAGAGGCGATGTTGCTGGAGCAGTATCAGGCTCAAATCAGCTCCGCTCTTACCCCAGCATTTGCAGCCGACTCATCACCTGAACTTGCTTCAGAAGCAGTCAATGTCTGTGCTAGCTTCATCTCAATCGGTATTGTCACCGACGTGGATCGCATGGGTAGGATTCTCAAGACTCTTGTCAGCGCTCTAGAGAATTTCTCCAAAGATAGTGAGAATGCCGCGATTGGTGACCTGAAAAGCCTGAGTTCCAATGCGCAGGTCATGGTAAAGATATCGGTGTTCTCTGCTTGGGCGGAGCTCCAGGTTGCAAGCTCAGAGCAGAAATATCTCCTGGATGTGCTCAGGCCTCACATCGGCACATTGACGCCCCTTTGGTTGGAGTCACTTCGTGAGTTCGCACGACTTCGATTCGAGCCTGACATTTCGATGACCTTGGGACCCCCTTCACTCTCTGGGAGTCTCGACACCATCTATGCAGCCCTGAACCGCGAGACATTGCTGCGGTTCTACCAGGATGCCTGGCTGAAGTTGGTAGATGCGATTGCCAGCTTAATCGAACAGGATAGTGAATTTGTGTTTGATGCCCTCGATGGAAAGGAATCAGATGGTCCCTCAGCGAGCGGCAAGAGCAAGAATTCCGATATCAATTACAGAGACGAGCCTGTGGCATTCTTCTTTGTTCTGTTCGGTCTGGCCTTTGAGGCGCTTGCCACGCGTTCTGGGCAAAGCGATTCTTTGGCTACGCACGAACAGACGCTAGCCATCCTTCAAGccctcaagaagatcctccACCCAAGTGTGTCTGGCCATGCTATCTACAGGCCGGATGTGTTTTCCGAGACCATGGACTTATTGGATCGCCTAGTGCTCACCGAGAGCCTCGACGTTCAAGGTGTGATCGTGGAGATCGCAAGCGTTCTGTGCATTGCGCACCCTTCTGCAAGGAGGCACGCCACTGAAGAGGGCGACCTGTCTGATGATATTGACCAGCTCTTTGAGCTGACGCGAATCATCGTTCTTGTTCTTACGGGGCTTCTTCCAAATCTTTCCGAAGGGAACCAACCAGCCAGGCACCAGATGAACGAAGAAGCCATCCTTCTCGTACGGTCATCTCTCAACGCGCTCGTGGATGCTGCAGAGGTCTTTCCAGCTATCATCAAGACCGATCTGCATGCTTGCATCATACACATCTTTGCCACAATTTTATCAACGCCTGGTTGCCAGGAGCTCATAGTCCCACAGTCCCTGTCCACACTGAAGCGTTTCGTCGGTAGCATGTCCAAGTCAAGAAGGAACCACAGCAATGGCGAGCCATCTTCCACAGATATTCAATTGCAGGGATGCCTACGCCGATTCCTGTCGATATACCTCAACGCACAGAAGCGTGAGGCTCCTCAATCCCTTACTTGTGTCAAAAACTGTCTGCTGGCTACGACAATCCTCTTTACTGGAGGCCAGAATCACCTTCCAGCTTCTGAAGCTCTTGTGGCCCGTTATCTTGAGGAGTTGATGGACTGTCTCACTGATCGAATG ACTGCCAAGATCGCGGCCAACTGCATTAAGTCGCTGCTGCTCCAGCCATCCCAGACCAGTGCTGATCTCAGCATTGCTCGTTACCTGTTTCCCCGACTTGTAGCCTTTGTGACTGATACAGACCCTGAGGATCCCGAGAATGCTAGGTCCTTGATTGCCCAGACTCTTTGCCAATACGTGGGCACGGGTGTTAGGGGTCGACATTTGGCCGCTATGGCAGTGGTGATCCCAACATTGATGGCCCGAGCAACAGCTGAAGGTGAGGAGGTATACCAAGAGACTAGCGCACGATTACTCGAGCTTGCCGCAATCGATCAGGAGACGTTCAGAGCAGTAGTAGGCGGCATGAGCGATGGTCAAAAGGGGTTCCTCGAAGAGGTAATTCGCTTCGGCAGGCAAAACACAGGCCATGTGAGCAAGGCTGCAACAGGAGAGTCCGGGCAACCAAGTATTGCACTGAAGATGGACTTCGGAGGTTGA
- a CDS encoding transcriptional regulator TACO1-like protein: MATRKCLNPLIKAPKSIANSICHQCQRSFVTTPAQLAGHNKWSKTKHIKAVTDKKKMTERSNFTKTIAMYSRMYGDDVKFNPQLATAINAATKASIPKNLIEGAIARGQGRSATGAQLESMSLEVLMPPDIAMVIDAETDNKTRTLHDLRLVVKKAGGVVGSTTFYFTRRGRAVFKAEECGPSLSDVLDEAIEHEGLEDVEELPEGDFLAWTQPNTLTAITEALSKKFELEILDSDIVWAPNEDTKVSIDTTEQANALDMLFNGLKEYPEVRAIYANVRQGAVGDEEWDKVERNLDV; encoded by the exons ATGGCGACACGAAAGTGTCTGAACCCGCTGATAAAGGCACCAAAGTCAATTGCCAACTCAATCTGTCACCAATGTCAACGATCTTTCGTGACAACACCAGCTCAATTGGCTGGTCACAACAAGTGGTCCAAGACAAAACACATCAAAGCTGTAActgataagaagaagatgactgAGAGATCTAATTTCACCAAGACAATTGCTATGTATTCAAGAA TGTATGGAGATGATGTCAAATTCAACCCTCAACTGGCCACTGCAATAAACGCTGCAACAAAAG CGAGTATACCAAAGAACTTAATCGAGGGCGCAATTGCACGAGGTCAAGGTCGTTCAGCCACAGGCGCACAGCTCGAGTCTATGTCTCTGGAGGTCCTCATGCCCCCTGACATTGCGATGGTCATCGATGCTGAGACAGACAATAAGACTCGGACTCTTCATGACCTGCGCCTCGTGGTGAAGAAGGCCGGTGGAGTGGTTGGGTCAACAACCTTCTACTTTACAAGACGTGGTAGAGCTGTTTTCAAAGCCGAGGAGTGCGGGCCGTCACTCTCAGATGTTCTGGACGAGGCGATTGAGCACGAGGGATTGGAAGATGTCGAGGAACTGCCAGAGGGTGACTTCTTGGCTTGGACCCAGCCAAACACGTTGACAGCCATCACTGAGGCCCTGTCTAAGAAATTTGAGCTTGAGATTCTCGACTCAGACATTGTCTGGGCACCGAACGAGGACACAAAAGTCAGCATTGACACCACAGAGCAAGCTAATGCTCTCGACATGCTCTTCAACGGACTCAAGGAATATCCCGAAGTCAGAGCCATTTATGCCAATGTACGTCAGGGAGCTGTAGGGGACGAAGAGTGGGACAAGGTTGAAAGAAACCTGGATGTATAA
- a CDS encoding nucleotide hydrolase-domain-containing protein produces the protein MSTITPDALQSGQPPVIPLSFNGNQPEKVTLYPLSNYTFGVKETQPEEDPSVIARLKRLEEHYTEHGMRRTCEGILVCHEHNHPHILMLQIANAFFKLPGDYLRPEDDEIQGFKSRLDERLAPVGRLGEGEEAGDWQVGDCLAQWWRPNFETFMYPFIPAHVTRPKECKKLYFIQLPKQKVLSVPKNMKLLAVPLFELYDNTARYGPQLSAIPHLLSRYNFEFVDENGNVVAATPGSAAPEGYVPYTKVLAGADTDMKEENGTS, from the exons ATGTCAACAATAACCCCCGATGCGCTTCAGTCAGGACAGCCGCCCGTCATTCCCCTGTCCTTCAATGGTAATCAACCCGAAAAGGTGACGCTCTACCCACTGTCGAACTACACGTTTGGAGTCAAGGAAACCCAGCCTGAAGAGGACCCATCAGTCATCGCTCGTCTCAAGAGACTCGAGGAACACTACACGGAACATGGGATGCGCCGCACTTGCGAAGGCATTCTCGTCTGCCACGAGCACAACCACCCACATATTCTGATGCTGCAAATCGCCAATGCCTTTTTCAAGCTCCCCGGAGACTACCTGCGCCCcgaagacgatgagattCAAGGCTTCAAGTCGCGGCTGGACGAGAGACTGGCGCCTGTCGGCCGCTTGGGGGAGGGTGAGGAAGCTGGTGACTGGCAAGTGGGTGACTGCCTTGCTCAGTGGTGGAGGCCTAACTTCGAAACGTTCATGTATCCGTTTATCCCGGCGCATGTGACGAGGCCAAAAGAGTGCAAGAAGCTCTACTTTATTCAGTTGCCCAAACAAA AGGTTCTAAGCGTTCCCAAGAACATGAAGCTTTTGGCCGTTCCTCTATTCGAACTCTACGACAACACTGCCCGATACGGCCCACAGCTTTCTGCAATTCCCCATCTTCTCAGTCGATACAACTTTGAGTTCGTGGACGAGAATGGCAACGTCGTCGCTGCCACACCAGGGTCTGCCGCGCCAGAGGGCTATGTTCCATACACAAAAGTCTTGGCAGGCGCCGATACGGacatgaaggaggagaatgGAACAAGCTGA
- a CDS encoding uncharacterized protein (uncharacterized protein family UPF0047): MPQLQTSRLNSATTPVLLCLLLVISLFPGLFHYLWTLPFSLVGLSGSPQPRSTVPPVIDRSTATTMSFFQKQFTLPAKSRGSYLITDQVVSSLPEIRDYKVGLLNLFVQHTSCALSLNENWDSDVREDMSDALDRIAPAEGPKGEALYRHDAEGPDDMPAHIKSALIGASVTIPIKDGKLATGTWQGIWYLEFRAARHQRRVVATIQGEKA, from the exons ATGCCTCAGCTTCAAACATCACGTCTCAACTCTGCAACGACACCAGTGCTTCTCTGTTTACTACTTGTAATCTCTCTGTTCCCTGGTCTGTTTCACTATCTCTGGACACTGCCTTTTAGCCTTGTTGGATTATCAGGATCCCCTCAACCCCGCTCAACTGTCCCTCCAGTTATAGACCGTTCGACGGCAACAACCATGAGCTTTTTTCAGAAGCAATTCACCCTTCCTGCTAAGTCACGGGGATCATACCTCATAACTGATCAGGTTGTGTCTTCACTTCCCGAAATTCGGGATTACAAGGTCGGCCTTTTGAACCTTTTCGTTCAACACACGAGCTGTGCTTTGAGCTTGAACGAGAACT GGGACTCTGATGTTCGAGAGGATATGAGCGATGCTCTTGACAGAATCGCGCCAGCTGAAGGACCCAAGGGAGAGGCTCTATACCGTCATGA TGCCGAGGGCCCAGACGACATGCCTGCCCATATCAAGTCTGCACTCATTGGGGCGAGCGTTACTATTCCCATTAAGGATGGAAAGCTT GCTACAGGAACTTGGCAGGGAATCTGGTACCTTGAGTTCCGTGCCGCTCGCCACCAGAGACGGGTCGTTGCAACTATCCAGGGGGAAAAGGCTTGA